In the genome of Arachis stenosperma cultivar V10309 chromosome 6, arast.V10309.gnm1.PFL2, whole genome shotgun sequence, the window ATTATGAATAGTATTTCTTCATGCAATAGAAGTTAACTGAATAGAGTAACAATCAAGTTCAAAGACCTAGCTACACTATCCACTGAACtgaataaaaataagaacaaatttGATTCAAACCCCAATTATACTATAAAAACGCAATCAgaataaaccctaaaccctaaacacacTAAATATCAAGTGAATAAGAATTACCAAGCCCACCGAACTGAACACAATCCATGTGGTGAATAAATCATTATAAGCTATCAATTGTTATGAATAGTATTTCTTTATGCAATAGAAGTTAACTGAATAGAGTAAAAATCAAGTTCAAAGACCTAGTTACACTATCTATTgatctaaataaaaataagaacaaatttGATTCAAAGCCCTAGTTATATTGTAAAAATGCAATTAgaataaaccctaaaccctgaacaCACTAAATATCAAGTGAATGAGAATCACCAAGCCCACCGAACCGAACACAATCCATGTGGTGAATAAATCGTTATAAGCTTTCAATTATTATGAATAGTATTTCTTCATGTAATAGAAGTTAAATGAAGAGAGTAACAATCAAGTTCAAAGACCTAGTTACACTATCCACCGAACtgaataaaaataagaacaaattttattcaaaatccTAGTTATACTATAAAAATGCAATTAgaataaaccctaaaccctgaaaACACTAAATATCAAGTGAACGAAAATCACCAAGCCCACCAAACCGAACACAATCCATGTGGTGAATAAATCATTATAAGCTTTCAATTATTATGAGTAGTATTTCTCCATGCAATAGAAGTCAACTGAATAGAGTAACAATCAAGTTCAAAGCCCTAGTTACACTATCCACAAGATTGAATGATAATAAGAATAAATTTGATTCAAAGCCCTAGTTAGATTGTAAAAATGCAATCAgaataaatcctaaaccctgaACACACTAAATATCAAGTAAATGAAAACCAACAAGGCCGCCGAACCAAACAGAATTCATGTGGTGAATAAATCGTTATAAGCTTTCTATCATGAAAAATAGTATTTCATAAACTTTCAATCATCAAGAATAGTATTTGTCCATGCAATAGAAGTCAACTGAACTGAGTAACAACCAAGTTCAAAGCCCTAGTTACACTATCCActgaattgaatgataaaaagAACAAATTTCATTCAAATCCATAATTATACTGTAAAAAAGCAATCATAATAAACCCTAAACACACTAAATATCAAGTAAATGAGAATCAACAACCCCACCGAACCGAACACAATCCATTTGGCGAATAAATCGTTATAAGCTGTCAATTATCAAGAATAGTGTTTCATAAACTTTCAATCATCAAGAATAGTATTTCTCCATGAAAAAGAAGAACTTAACAGAGTAACAATCAAGTTCAAAGCCCTACACTATCCATGGAACTgaatgaaaataagaaaaaattctATTCAAAGCCCTTGTTATACTGTAAAAATGAAATCAGAATACGTCGATCTACTGAACGAAGAAAATCAATCCAGTAAAGCTAAAATGTAATTAGGAGAAACGCTACATTGCAAGATTTCAAATAAACAGTAGTTTTTCTCATACCTTTGTTAGTCTCTGTTGCTGTTTTCGTTCGTTTTTATTTGTTCGTGGCGAAATCTTGTAGCAATTCTTCTCTAGTAGTGGTTTTTGCAGAGAACGTAACTGaagtttgagtgattttgagAGAAATTCAAAGAGAAGAAGCGGTTTTGTGTAGTGGTTTCGTGCTGAAGAAGAAGTAATATTTTTTCGTAATGAGCGTGAAGTAACGAAAAATTTGAGTACGTGTTTTCACTCGTCATTAATGGGTGTAACTCTATTTGAACTTGGACCAACTTGGATATATGGATACATGGATGTGTAGCATAACAGTTTTTTAAAATCATTGAAAATCTTGTCTGTAAGTCTGTAATTACCATTAACTTTTTCAAAAAGTGTCATTTAGTATGAatgcatttttcttttactttctttttctaatTGAGAGAAAAGGAGTAGGTGATTTAAAAGAAAATCCAAtgtaaaaattttaactttgaaaatttgaaatagaAAAGTTATAAATTGATATAGGCACTTACAAAAGGTATTTGCATTATATAAAACAATAGATAAAGGtacagatttttatttttgattttattattatgaaCTAACcaaaagattttatttaattttgaaattgtTTATCTTTATGTctataaatttcaaattcttttgttaaaatgtttattattttgttatgaaaaattttattatattttaatatataattgatCATTTTATGGAGAAATTTACTAAACAATGTACACAAAATTTATTTGCTAATTTCTAATATTTATAAATcgtttttattattaacaatatgtttatatttttattttccttggttcttgtagtttttttttttgttttgcttgGCTTTGcgcttctttctttttttttttgggaaagTTGTTGTAAATCAAAAGATGCATATATAAAAGATGTTAAATAcacataaatataatatttttaattttttagtttattaaaGGAGCTTATTCCATTGAAACATGTTTCAAAACCATTCATAAGGTTATATGCCTATTTGAAAGGGAAAATTGGTATAACTTTAAAACAATTTCTGATATAGGCCgctattatttttcattttgttcgACCTTTCAAATGTTTGAATAGATTAAGTCATGCAGAATGGCACacatattcaattttttttttttttaaaaaaaggcTAGGATTCATATCTTGTTATATTATTTATCCTGAAGTAGCAAGCATATTTAACATGttttcccccttttttaaacaCAAGAATTTTATGCAAAAACAATACCTTCTAAAATAATGCTATGAATTAtctatctatatttttttattcaattcattTTCATCAAATCGTGTTAGTTTTATGCTGTGTAAGAcgtaattttttcaaaaaaatcttttaataaataatatgaataattaaTTACCGAATTAATTACCATATATTTGTATATACAAATTATTCCACATATTTTTCCAACAAAGTAATCATAATATAAACAACGTACACCTCCTAAAGTAATATTGGGAAACCAAAATGTTATGAAGTATCTATCTATATTTTTCTATTCAACTCATTTCCAAAACTACTAATTTTTTTCCCAAAATTAATGATTTATCTCATTTATTggaaagaaataaaaacaatCAAGGATGGGTCCAGTTTTTGGACAGCCAAAACATAGGTTTTTCCAAACCTACTATTAGTTTTATATACCATATAATTTGtaatattttcttaataaaatgtttcatacatattaaaaattaattaataatataaactAGCTGCTATATGCTTTTGAATATTTAtacatgttttacattttttttaacaaaatatcaaTCAATAATAgaattatcaaatattttataataaaatagtcaattttttaaaaacataaataaacttTCATGAACACTAGAACATATAGTAGAatattaatatgattgattttttGTCACTCATATAACATTTCTTCCTACAAAAATGTTCATACTTCATGAACAAACATTCATGAATGTGAACAAACAAAAGTTATCTTTCATtgtaaagaataaaattttaatcaaCTAATATAATTGGAACTAGCAGAGTCATATGCATATATCATTTTGATTAAGATAAAGTATATTGCTGTGAATAATTCATTAATTCATTGTTCTCGTCCTGTGCAGTGTGATCACATACAAAAAATTCCAAAACATGGAATGTGTTACGAGCATTGCAACAGGAGTTCTGTCGAAAATTGCGGAACTGCTGATTGAACAAAATGCTATCAAAGAATTGGCTCTCGAAGACACGTGAAGACGAGAAAAATGGCCATGAAATTCTGCCACATGTGGAAAATTGGCTCCAAATGGTTGATGAACTTGAAGGCGATTTAGGAAGATTCAAAGAGGATGAGACCAACAGGAACAAGAAGTGTCATGGTGGATGGTGTCCCAATCTGAAAACTCGCTATTCATTTAGCAAGAATGCCAAGAAGAATGCTGCAAAGCTTGTGCAACTGAACGAGCAAAAACATGAGGCCATATCCATCTCTACACCTCCATTGAAATTTGCGGAACTCTTGGCAACAAAGGGCATCAAAAGCTTTGAGTCTCGGAACGAGATTGTAAGAGCTGTCATTGAGAAACTCAAGGAAGAAGGCTGTAACAAGATCAGCATCTGTGGGAAACCACTCTAGTGACGGAAATTATCAAAATTGTTGAAGCAGAGAAGCTTTTCCATAAGATCGCGACGGTGACTGTGTCTCAAAATGTAAATTACACAAATGTCCAAGCTGAGATTGCTAGTAGGCTTGACTTGACTTTTGCTGACAAGGACCCCATGCTGGAAAGGGCGCAAAATCTCCTTAACAGGATAAACAAAATCCCTGGAGTCTTGATAGTGCTTGATGATGTTTGGACGGGGCTAGATCTTGATTCCAATGGAAATGGTAGCACTTGCAAAGTCATATTCACATAAAGGAATGAAGGAGAGTGCTCCAAGATGGGGAGTCAAAAAACTTTCACAGTTAACGCCTTATCCAAGGAAGACTCATGGGCTTTATTTAAGGAGCTAGTAGGTGGCGATCGATGTTGTGATCAAATCTGAAATTCATCACATTGCAGAAGATATTGCCAAGCAGTGTGGTGGATTACCCATTGCTATTATGACTGTTGGAAAAACACTTCGTGGGAAAAGGGACAAGTATGTTTGGGAGAGTGCACTTAAAGATTTAAGAACATCATCGGCATCTTTCTCAAAAGTGGAGAAGTGTATCGAGCTGAGGTACACGCTGTTGGATAAACGGAATGCAAAGGATCTCCTTTTTTGGTGTTGCTCATTTCCTGAAGACACTGATATTCCTATTAAGGCTCTTTTGAGGGAAGGATGGGGTCTTGGAACATTGTTTCAAGACAAATATTTCATTGTATGAAGCAAGGAATAAGACACATTCCTTGGTAGATGATCTCAAGGCATGCTACTTGCTTTTCGATAGTAACAAGAAAGAGTGCGTCAAGATGCATGATGTTGTTGCGATGTGATCACATCGATCGCATCCAAGAAGGAAGGAAGATCATAAGATACAATGTGATGCACAGAAGTGGAGGCATGACCAAAAAACAAGCAATTCTTGTACTGCAATTTCAATCGGGACTACTTTTAAATTGGAGTGCCCCACTGTGGTGGACTATCCAAAGCTTGAGATTTTTCAAGCTAAAATACTAGTTAAGAGAAATGGATCTTCTCCAATTTTTTTAACACTTGACATAATTTAATGTGATCTCTCATTTTTAATTCTAGAagtaaaatcaaaaataaataaaaaaaaataataaataattaaattaaatattgtacaccatccaatttttttttgttttttttttatccgAGAGAATTCACTCTCCTAATTAAGTGGAGTGAAAGTTTTATCCCAGCAAATTTATGAGGGAATTCATACCCTAATTATGTTGACCAATGCACTATAAACATGTAGCAATCATTAATCCCAATCAACTAGTAATTAATTCTAAAGCTTGAGATATTTTGAGCTAAATTACTAGGTCGGTGGAGCGAAAGTTCCATCTCAGCAAATTTGTTCCGTGGCATGAGTATTCTCAAGGTTTTGTGTTTGTCTTTAGCAATCCATTCCAGACGCTTcacttttctttcctttcttgaaGTGTCTTCTAATGTTCCTCTTAGAAAAGTGGATGTATCCATAATTGTTAAGAAACTTCTCGCACTTAAAATTCTTAGCTTTGCAGATTTATACGAAGAATTATTATGTGTTCATAATATatagtagaagaaaaaaaaataattctaaaaatttattttgtgtttaaattttattcaaaaaataatatatagattAGATCTAAATATCTGTGTGTATGCTAGTAAAAATTACTTTCTCCTTCGATGATATGAAGGCGCTATGCGTATACACACCTATACCAATCTTTACTATTAACTCATTGACCAATAAACACCTAATCTAAATTGAGAAATCTCTTGCAACTCTTTGCACGTCATAAAATTCTTTTCCAAGAATTAGGTTCACATACGTTTATGTGTATAGAGaggtaaaggaataaaataCTTTGTGTTATTCTTGTCTCTTTCCTCTACTCTtggcatacatatatatagtatgagatttgttattgatttcaaatttgaatctcaatttaaatttgaatcatatcttattattttaaacttgaatctttcaaatttatgaatcatatcataattcaatttgaaaacagaatcagttaggatctcatccaaatttataattcaaatttaaaaatagaataactaattattcttaaatctcatttaatattctcaattatcatactattattatattcttggtgctagcaaagaatataataatattctctttgaattaatataattatttatttgatcaaattaaaataataattaaataattctacagCAAAAATTAGAATACTCGTTAATTTGTgaccccataggttcaatactaagcgaatatatatagtaaattagtcatactaaatttattAATCAAGGTTGATGTCTAACAACACTCCTTAACGACCtgatagtatgaagtaatatatttttactaaaaacATGAGAagaataaagtataattttttccATCTTTTCAGCTCTTGATAAACccttagagtatggtttaattgtcaaactctaacttgttaccattGTTATAATGAACTGTAAATGActtaagaaactcatttcttcattcattcaatttCCTTGACCAAGGTTTTATTCATCTCcgtcattataatcatagagctcaaactctttaccAAGAGTTGACGGATTTCTTACTGACTAATCATTAATTATATCCATTCAACTAACATCTTAGGGTATTAAGTGTCCATAaccaaagtataataaatacattgttaattactatgataGTCACAGGTCAAAGAAAACTCtattactatgttcatcttgagaatattctattgacaaatatgtgataattataaccattaggaatTCTCAAATTGAGTCAGTTCAACGATCATATCTCTATATGtaccatctatatatataatttaataaatgaaaTCTATTAATTTTCATCCAATGAAGAccgttatatatatatatatatatatatatatatataatatatatatatatatatatatatatatatatatatatatatatatatatataatatatatatatatatatatgatcttTCCGGATTATTAATGTCTTTTTAATAATTCTATGATCaagaataattatattaaattataaaagatttaattctcaatattatgatcagaatcacaatgataaatatctaaatttaatcaaggactttattatattaacattttaatataataacaataacaaattatttgacaaataattaattagattgTGGTCATACTACTTATTTTCAACACAGACATCATAGAGTTACCGATTGAAATTGGGCAGTTATGTTCTCTAAAATTGTTGGATTTAACTAGATGTTCTAAGCTGTGCAAAATTTTCGCTAATGTCTTGGTAAGGGTACATCAATTAGAAGAATTTTATTTCACGATGGAAACTTTTTGCTGGATGCAAAACCATAATTTTCTAGATGAGTTACAAACTATATTCGATCAGCTAAAGGTTGTCGAGATTGCAATAAAGAAGGTTGGATCAGTCATCAAGGATAACTTTGAAGACGTGTCAAGATTTTTAGTCCATGTGAATATATGAATATATGAAGTCAAGTATTTCACACATAAAGAGCTATTAATTACAGTTTTATATTAGGCATAGGATTCGACGGTGCGTCGTAGGGGTGAAAGTTATCGAACCGGATCGAATTTTACCGTAAAACCGAACCGAAATTTATAACAATCAAAAAGAAAATCGAAAAAActggtttttttttgtttttttcgaaTTAAACCgatcggttcggttcggtttttgGTTGGCTCAGtaaaaaccgaaccgaaccaaaccgaaccgaaATATTAGTTCAAAAACCTTGTTTTTACACATTTACCTTTTAACCTTGTTGTTTTGCTagacatttttaattgtttttgttttatgtttaattaaGTTGAATTTGTATTGGATTTGGATGTGATAAACTCTTGTTTTTCTAGTTTATTGAAGgttttaaatttcattttatgGCATTTTAAATTTAGATAAGTAAGtgtaaaaaaatcaaaaaaccgaccgaaccaaaccgccgttggttcggttcggttcggttcggttgcTCAAACTGCAGCTAACCGAACGGTTGGTCTCTTTGAAGAACCGCGATCAGGTCGGTTCGGTTGGTTTTCGATccaaaaccgaaccgaaccgagcCGATTACACCCCTAGTGCGTCGGTGTCAGAATGTGTAGACCATTAAATggtctaaaatatttttttaattttttataattactaAATAGTCcttatttaattttaactacaacttaatcttttatatattatttaattattaaatctactttatattttataaattattattttattattcatctattATGATTTATGCCTCCTCACTCCTTTTCCTCTCCAACCCTCGTTCTCTCTTCCACAGTCAGTCCTTTTCGTCCTCCCTCTATTCCGCTTCTCTACCATGACCGCCGCCTGATAGAACTAACCCTGTTGCATGTGATTAAAACTTGACAATTTGCCACTAGTGTAACACCTTACCATACAGAACTTTACGCTTAAGCCGTAAAATAGAGGTCgtaggtattacgacctctaaaataatatatatatatatagataatatatatatatatatatatatatatatattgaaaaggATGCAGTATACGAGGAgccttgaaaaatgggtaaagCAAAAATGCGAAATAAAAAGCGCCACGCTCCGAAAACAAGATTACTTGTGTATGAAGAAAACTAAAGTTCATAAGTATAATTAAACAAAAAGTAGGAATAGAGGGTCAAGAGTACAAAATAATAAGCTCCTAACTCAGTCTACAAAGCTAAGGCTGGCCGGAAAATATTtatattcaaaatatacaacCTGTAACTCAAAATACATGTTTAAAGCCCTAgttctccataaacctctaatAGGTACAAAATAATACAAGTATATATATAAGTAGAGTCTATACATATATAACAAAAGATCAAAGGTAAAGCCCTAAAACATCCACTTCGCTGCAAAACtccagacgcctagcgaggTGCCTCTCCACCTgaatatgaaaaacaacaacatcgtatggaatgagaaccaggggttctcagcatggtaaaggtgtcACACACATAAGATATAAAGTTCCgagaaagccaaaggcaatcttGGAATGCCAACATTCAGATAATAAAGCTTAAAGGGCTAAAAACAGAAACCATAAACGGGTGATTTTCTAGGATTCTAACTTAACCAAACATTAAACTTGATTAATCTCCCTAACCTCCCCGCCTTTCCTTCGATCCTCCAACACCAGTGAATTTGCATAGATAGACAAGTAGACAAAGGCAAATACAGGTAGGATACAGGTAATATAGATAGCATGTACAGAAATTAGCATATTATAATCAATTAAGCATTTCCAATTAATGCAGAAGCAAGCAATTCAAACAATATGCACATGATGTATGTCTGTCCTATGGCtaatgagtctcatctgtcggttatcaagccaacgtGACAAGTTTGGCTGCCAAACCCTGGACTGTCCCCCGTCGCACATccccatgagtctatgcataactttttttcttctcattcataatttatatatatatatatatatatatatatatatataactttatGGGGGTTAACCTTCCTGGGAATTCATAAGTACTCGGTCAcccttacgacatagggtcaacaaaATACTGAGTCTCAACCTGGAATACATGGTGGCAAGCCACAATACTTTGTTccgggaaactcgtatctcagataataGAGTGCATAAGCCAATAAACATTCATAATCATTTGTAATCATTGCATAATCATATTAATAAAGCCATGGCATCATATACACTCTAAGTATAcacatttttatatataataaatcacTTTTTCAACCTTACTTCACCTCGAAGTTACCACCATTTCCTAAATCCGTCTTGTTACTAGGCTTatgataaaccgctattttacAGTTTATTTTGTACTGAATTGAGTGGATcttatccattattctcacacttattcacagaattcgcatgttttacattttctttcctaattttgtgttatgattgaaaacatgtttctttgcccttaaatttgctaattttaaacCGCTATTTTACAGTTTATTTTGTACTGAATTGAGTGGATcttatccattattctcacacttattcacagaattcgcatgttttacattttctttcctaattttgtgttatgattgaaaacatgtttctttgcccttaaatttgctaattttaatcttctcttattatcattcgatgccgtgatatgtttgttaacTGTTTCCAGGGTttatagggcaagaatggcttagaggatggaaaggaagcatgcaaaagtagaaggaacacaaaaaattgaaggaattgctaagttgtcaatcctgacctc includes:
- the LOC130934363 gene encoding disease resistance protein At4g27190-like, with product MLSKNWLSKTREDEKNGHEILPHVENWLQMVDELEGDLGRFKEDETNRNKKCHGGWCPNLKTRYSFSKNAKKNAAKLVQLNEQKHEAISISTPPLKFAELLATKGIKSFESRNEIVRAVIEKLKEEGSEKLFHKIATVTVSQNVNYTNVQAEIASRLDLTFADKDPMLERAQNLLNRINKIPGVLIVLDDVWTGLDLDSNGNEDIAKQCGGLPIAIMTVGKTLRGKRDKYVWESALKDLRTSSASFSKVEKCIELRYTLLDKRNAKDLLFWCCSFPEDTDIPIKALLREGWGLGTLFQDKYFIV